TTTATGATGGCGCACCGGCGGAACATTCGATTCCAGCGGAATTCTTGCGTTATTTCCAGAAAGGGAGCGATCTCTTGGACTTCAAGGAAGGTGTCTTGGTGAAAGAGGGTGTTCTGACAGTCTCAGATACAATGTTGCTCGTCTCCGCTCAGCCGATCACGATGAGCGACAGCCAAGGTGTCCGCCGAGGGACGCTTATCTTCGGCCGCTACCTCGACCAGGGTTTCAGCGAAGGACTGAGCTCTTTGTCGGGTATGGATGTCCAGCTGAAACCATATGATTCCGACCGGTCTGTCGGGCATGATGCTCAGTCGGCATTGCTCCGGCCAGAAGCACGAACCGTCATTGAATCTACTTCGGATGAGACGATCGGCCTCCGGTTGTTGGACAATATCTTCGGGAATCCGTCGCTGGTTCTGCGAGTTGAATATCCCTCTCAGATCATCCGGGACGGCCGGTCATTCCTGTGGAACGGGCTGTGGTATTCGCTCTTCGCACTGATCACTTATATCAGCCTGCTTATCGTGCTCATCGATTATTTCCTCCTGAGGCGAATCGAGAACATGCGTCGGATCGCGCGCAAGGTGAGTGTCTTGCATGCTGGCGGATTACCGGAAGGCGATGTGGATGACTTCTCCTATCTGGCGTCGGTCATGATGGGCGCTATCAAGAATATCCAGAATTCGAATGAGATTGCCGTCGGGAGCCGGGACGAGCTCGAGATGTTCAAGACGGCGCTCGATGAGAGTTTCGACCACATGATTATCACTGATCCTGAGGGAAAGATCCTGCATGCGAATGTTGCGGCGGAAAAGCTTACCGGGTATACCCGCCAGGAAATGGTCGGCCAGACGCCGGCTCTTTGGGGGCGGCAGATGCCAGCCGAGTTCTATAAGGAACTTTGGGATACGATCCGACTCCACAAGCAGAGGTATGAGGGCGAGATTACGAATCGGACCAAGAAGGGTGCTCAGTACCGCGCGCAGATTCGCGTCGCACCGATTCTCGACCATAAGCGGCAGGTATTGTATTTCGTCGGTATCGAACGGCCGGCCGACAAAGGCTAAACCCGTTCCAAATATGGGGTTGACGGTATTTTTTAGCAGTCTATAATAGAGAGTGCTAATTGATTAACCATAGCCAACGACCTACAACTTGCCGACATACGGACTGAAGTCTTCGGTCGTTGGTGGTGTGTTGTGAGTTGATGGTTCGACAACATGTATGGCGAAGCAAGTGATTTTTAGCGAGGATGCTCGCAAGCGCGTGAAAGCCGGTATCGACAAGGTGGCGAATGCAGTCCGCGTCACCATGGGTCCGAAGGGGAGGAATGTGCTCCTTGGTAAGGCATATGGTGGACCGACGATCACCAATGACGGCGTGTCTATCGCCAAAGAGATTGAGCTCGCGGATCCGTTTGAAAACCTGGGAGCCGAGCTCATCAAGCAGGTCGCCGAAAAGACGAATGATGTCGCCGGGGACGGGACGACGACCGCGACAGTCATCACCCAGGCACTCGTCCGGGAAGGTCTGAAGTTCGTCGAGACGGGGATCAATCCGGTCGGCATCCGTCACGGTATGGAGGCCGCCAAAGACGATGTTATCGCACTCCTCGAAAAAAATTCGAAAAAAATCACTTCGAAGGAAGAGCAGGTGAATGTTGCAACTATCTCGGCTGAATCGCCCGAGATGGGTCGGATGATTGCCGATGTAATGGAGGATGTCGGGGAAGACGGCGTCGTCACGGTCGAACAGTCGCAGACTATGGGGCTCTCGAAAGAGGTCGTGACGGGGATGAATTTCGACAAGGGCTATATCTCCCAGTATATGATGACGGATGTGGCCAGTCAGACGGCCGAGATCAAGGACCCGTTCATCCTTATCACTGACAAGAAGATCTCTTCGATGCAGGAAATCCTGCCGGTGCTCGAGAAGATGGCTCAGGGCGGGAAGAAAGACGTCGTCATCATCGCCGACGATGTCGATGGTGAGGCGCTCGCGACCCTCGTGGTCAACCGTCTCCGTGGCGTCTTGAACGTGCTCGCCGTGAAGGCACCGGAATTCGGCGACAACCGGAAGGCCGTGCTCGAAGACATCGCTATCCTGACGGGTGGGCAAGTCATCTCGTCGGACAAGGGAATGAAACTCGAATCGACCGAGCTCGCGATGCTCGGCCACGCAACCAAAGTCATCGCGACGAAGGACGAGACGACCATCGTCGGTGGCAAGGGGAAGAAGAAGGATATCGAAGGCCGGGTTACACAGCTCCGGGGTCTCATGGACAAGGAAACCAATCGCGGCCAGTACTCGGACTATGCACGGTTTCAGAAACGCATGGCCAAGCTCGCGGGTGGCGTGGCGGTTATCCGGGTCGGGGCAGCCACCGAGACTGAGCTGACCTATATGAAGCACAAGATGGAAGACGCGGTCGCGGCCACCAAAGCAGCCATCGCCGAGGGTATCGTCGCGGGTGGTGGAACGGCCTATGCCAAGGCTGCAGCAGCGATCGCCCTCCAGAAAAATAGCAAAGCGAAGACACTTCTCCACAACGACCATGAATTTTCGGCCGGGTATACGGCTTTGCTCAAGTCGCTGTATGA
This is a stretch of genomic DNA from Candidatus Moraniibacteriota bacterium. It encodes these proteins:
- the groL gene encoding chaperonin GroEL (60 kDa chaperone family; promotes refolding of misfolded polypeptides especially under stressful conditions; forms two stacked rings of heptamers to form a barrel-shaped 14mer; ends can be capped by GroES; misfolded proteins enter the barrel where they are refolded when GroES binds); this translates as MAKQVIFSEDARKRVKAGIDKVANAVRVTMGPKGRNVLLGKAYGGPTITNDGVSIAKEIELADPFENLGAELIKQVAEKTNDVAGDGTTTATVITQALVREGLKFVETGINPVGIRHGMEAAKDDVIALLEKNSKKITSKEEQVNVATISAESPEMGRMIADVMEDVGEDGVVTVEQSQTMGLSKEVVTGMNFDKGYISQYMMTDVASQTAEIKDPFILITDKKISSMQEILPVLEKMAQGGKKDVVIIADDVDGEALATLVVNRLRGVLNVLAVKAPEFGDNRKAVLEDIAILTGGQVISSDKGMKLESTELAMLGHATKVIATKDETTIVGGKGKKKDIEGRVTQLRGLMDKETNRGQYSDYARFQKRMAKLAGGVAVIRVGAATETELTYMKHKMEDAVAATKAAIAEGIVAGGGTAYAKAAAAIALQKNSKAKTLLHNDHEFSAGYTALLKSLYEPLRQIAMNAGVQEEAVVMNRVVESKGANFGYNALTGTYEEDMIKAGIIDPLKVTRTALENAVSVAALLLTTEAAEVDLPEEKKDAAAGMPGMGGMGGMM
- a CDS encoding PAS domain S-box protein, with translation MEALPENKHKKMLSLRNKTHLLLLLVTAGFLAVSYGLVWRITAEELQGLQRHHAEEQISLVERLLSQEMSNLSARQADWAQWDDTYKFITDRNEEYIESNLNDESLALIHVDIMAFVNNAGDIVYGKQVYDGAPAEHSIPAEFLRYFQKGSDLLDFKEGVLVKEGVLTVSDTMLLVSAQPITMSDSQGVRRGTLIFGRYLDQGFSEGLSSLSGMDVQLKPYDSDRSVGHDAQSALLRPEARTVIESTSDETIGLRLLDNIFGNPSLVLRVEYPSQIIRDGRSFLWNGLWYSLFALITYISLLIVLIDYFLLRRIENMRRIARKVSVLHAGGLPEGDVDDFSYLASVMMGAIKNIQNSNEIAVGSRDELEMFKTALDESFDHMIITDPEGKILHANVAAEKLTGYTRQEMVGQTPALWGRQMPAEFYKELWDTIRLHKQRYEGEITNRTKKGAQYRAQIRVAPILDHKRQVLYFVGIERPADKG